From Achromobacter spanius, a single genomic window includes:
- a CDS encoding glycosyltransferase family 4 protein codes for MKILYTNFHQGDGGGHTTYVMSLARILCQKSQVTVGAPRKSRLLAEAEALPGLRTVDLEFKGSLFEQLAALRRLRHLVRQEQFDVIHVNGSADHRLCMLATMGMGRKRPFIVYTQHNDRDANSLGVRVRAKWGTNRVICVCSHTFRRMRQSVFRNEDLRVVHNGVDTQKYRPACRTETVNARTRFLPPALRDRLVIGSNAGTADYKSWIDMVAAVSLLPAGQRKQVAILIAGAMPGDDMLNQVAELGMQDQVVFTGMLDNVEPVLAALDVGFVLSSRLETISFACREMMAAGKPVIVTSVGGLTENVTEGRNGWIVPPGSPESVARTLSDILANRGVLHAMGVDARSTALKEFSLATFVGNTERVYRENAYVSSGSPSGSTYLHASDRRLR; via the coding sequence ATGAAGATCCTCTACACCAATTTTCACCAGGGCGATGGCGGCGGTCACACGACGTATGTGATGTCGCTGGCCCGCATCCTGTGCCAGAAATCGCAGGTCACGGTCGGCGCGCCGCGCAAGAGCCGGCTCTTGGCCGAAGCCGAGGCCCTGCCCGGCCTGCGCACCGTTGACCTTGAATTCAAAGGCAGCCTGTTCGAACAGCTTGCCGCGCTGCGCCGCCTGCGCCACCTGGTGCGCCAGGAACAGTTCGACGTCATCCACGTCAACGGTTCCGCCGATCACCGGCTGTGCATGCTGGCCACCATGGGCATGGGACGCAAGCGCCCGTTCATCGTGTACACGCAGCACAACGACCGCGACGCCAACAGTCTGGGCGTGCGCGTGCGGGCCAAGTGGGGCACCAACCGCGTCATCTGCGTGTGCAGCCACACGTTCCGGCGCATGCGGCAATCGGTGTTCCGCAACGAAGATCTGCGCGTGGTGCACAACGGCGTGGACACCCAGAAATACCGTCCGGCCTGCCGCACGGAAACCGTCAACGCGCGCACGCGCTTTCTGCCGCCCGCGCTGCGCGACCGGCTGGTGATCGGCAGCAATGCCGGCACGGCGGACTACAAAAGCTGGATCGACATGGTGGCGGCCGTGTCCCTGCTGCCCGCCGGGCAGAGAAAGCAGGTCGCCATCCTGATCGCCGGCGCGATGCCGGGCGACGACATGCTCAACCAGGTTGCCGAACTGGGCATGCAGGATCAGGTGGTCTTCACCGGCATGCTCGACAACGTCGAGCCGGTGCTGGCGGCGCTGGATGTGGGGTTTGTGCTGTCGTCCCGGCTGGAGACGATTTCGTTTGCGTGCCGCGAGATGATGGCCGCGGGCAAGCCGGTCATCGTGACGAGCGTGGGCGGCCTGACGGAAAACGTCACCGAAGGCCGCAATGGCTGGATCGTGCCGCCCGGGTCCCCGGAGTCGGTGGCCCGGACGCTGTCGGACATCCTGGCGAACCGCGGCGTGCTGCACGCCATGGGCGTGGATGCGCGCAGCACGGCGCTCAAGGAGTTCTCGCTGGCGACCTTCGTCGGCAATACCGAACGCGTCTACCGCGAGAACGCCTACGTCAGTAGTGGATCACCGTCCGGATCGACTTACCTTCATGCATCAGATCGAAGGCTTCGTTGA
- a CDS encoding S-(hydroxymethyl)glutathione dehydrogenase/class III alcohol dehydrogenase, producing the protein MKSRAAVAFGPGKPLEIVEIDVAPPQRGEVLVQITHTGVCHTDAFTLSGDDPEGLFPAVLGHEGAGVVIEVGEGVTSLKPGDHVIPLYTAECRECKFCLSGKTNLCQKVRATQGKGVMPDGTSRFSYEGKPLYHYMGCSTFSEYTVVNEISLAKINPAAPHEKVCLLGCGVTTGIGAVHNTAKVKEGDTVAVFGLGGIGLAVIQGAVQAKAGRIIAVDTNPNKFVLASAMGATDCINPKDYDKPVQEVIVELTDGGVDFSFECIGNVHVMRAALECCHKGWGESIIIGVAGAGQEISTRPFQLVTGRVWRGSAFGGVKGRTQLPGMVEDAMSGKIDLDPFVTHTLPLDRINEAFDLMHEGKSIRTVIHY; encoded by the coding sequence ATGAAATCACGCGCAGCAGTCGCATTCGGCCCCGGCAAGCCCCTGGAAATCGTTGAAATCGACGTCGCGCCCCCGCAGCGCGGCGAAGTGCTGGTGCAAATCACGCACACGGGCGTCTGCCACACCGACGCCTTCACGCTGAGCGGCGACGATCCCGAAGGCCTGTTCCCCGCCGTGCTGGGCCATGAAGGCGCGGGCGTGGTGATCGAAGTGGGCGAAGGCGTGACCTCGCTGAAGCCCGGCGATCACGTCATTCCGCTCTACACGGCCGAATGCCGCGAGTGCAAGTTCTGCCTGTCGGGCAAGACCAACCTGTGCCAGAAGGTGCGCGCCACGCAGGGCAAGGGCGTCATGCCGGACGGCACGTCGCGCTTCAGCTACGAAGGCAAGCCGCTCTATCACTACATGGGCTGCTCGACGTTCAGCGAGTACACCGTCGTCAACGAAATCTCGCTGGCCAAGATCAACCCGGCGGCCCCGCATGAAAAGGTCTGCCTGCTGGGCTGCGGCGTGACGACCGGCATCGGCGCGGTGCACAACACCGCCAAGGTCAAGGAAGGCGACACCGTCGCGGTGTTCGGGCTGGGCGGCATCGGCCTGGCGGTCATCCAGGGTGCGGTGCAGGCCAAGGCCGGCCGCATCATCGCCGTCGACACCAACCCGAACAAGTTCGTGCTGGCCAGCGCCATGGGCGCGACCGACTGCATCAATCCCAAGGACTACGACAAGCCCGTCCAGGAAGTCATCGTAGAACTGACCGACGGCGGCGTGGACTTCTCGTTCGAATGCATCGGCAACGTGCACGTGATGCGCGCCGCGCTGGAATGCTGCCACAAGGGTTGGGGCGAGAGCATCATCATCGGCGTGGCCGGCGCCGGCCAGGAAATCAGCACGCGTCCGTTCCAGCTGGTGACGGGCCGCGTGTGGCGCGGTTCAGCGTTCGGCGGCGTCAAGGGCCGCACGCAGCTGCCGGGCATGGTCGAGGACGCGATGAGCGGCAAGATCGATCTGGATCCCTTCGTCACCCACACGCTGCCGCTGGACCGTATCAACGAAGCCTTCGATCTGATGCATGAAGGTAAGTCGATCCGGACGGTGATCCACTACTGA
- a CDS encoding metal-sensing transcriptional repressor, with the protein MPHSPEEKKRVVTRLRRIQGQALALERAVNEGTECGALLQQLAALRGATNGLMAEVLESHLRETFLQSAQKSPPDPRPETKSQIDDLMRIVRSYLK; encoded by the coding sequence GTGCCGCACTCCCCAGAAGAAAAGAAACGCGTTGTCACCCGCCTGCGCCGCATTCAAGGGCAGGCGTTAGCATTGGAACGCGCGGTGAACGAAGGCACGGAATGCGGCGCGCTGCTGCAGCAGCTCGCGGCGCTGCGCGGCGCCACGAACGGCCTGATGGCCGAAGTGCTGGAGAGTCATCTGCGGGAAACGTTCCTGCAGTCTGCTCAGAAAAGTCCGCCGGACCCCAGGCCCGAGACCAAATCGCAGATCGATGACCTCATGCGCATCGTCCGTTCCTATCTGAAATAA
- a CDS encoding HutD family protein: MIPSDVRLYRAADYPRMPWRNGGGTTQEIVCNPGGDTASFGWRISLADVAQDGGFSAFGGYQRVITVLEGRGIELTVDGQRQSPLAPRIAYAFSGDAQVACRLLDGPIRDFNLIYAPNLWHARLQWVRGAEPCVFHSSATSVLVFNAGADLTVERDGAQHRLASRYDCLHAEGRDGLGQYRLCAEHGIDACVIELSPRAV; encoded by the coding sequence ATGATCCCCTCCGACGTGCGGCTGTACCGGGCCGCGGACTATCCCCGCATGCCGTGGCGCAATGGCGGGGGCACGACGCAGGAGATTGTCTGCAATCCGGGCGGCGATACGGCGTCGTTCGGCTGGCGTATTTCGCTGGCCGATGTGGCGCAGGATGGCGGCTTTTCTGCCTTTGGCGGCTACCAGCGCGTCATCACCGTGCTGGAAGGCCGCGGCATCGAGCTGACGGTGGACGGGCAGCGCCAGTCGCCGCTGGCACCGCGCATCGCGTATGCGTTTTCCGGCGACGCGCAGGTGGCGTGCCGCCTGCTCGACGGCCCCATCCGCGACTTCAACCTGATCTACGCGCCCAACCTCTGGCACGCCCGCCTGCAATGGGTGCGCGGCGCGGAGCCCTGCGTGTTTCACAGCAGCGCGACGAGCGTGCTGGTGTTCAATGCCGGCGCCGATCTGACGGTTGAACGGGACGGCGCGCAGCATCGGTTGGCCTCGCGCTACGATTGCCTGCACGCCGAAGGACGGGATGGGCTTGGCCAGTATCGTCTTTGCGCGGAACACGGCATCGACGCGTGCGTGATCGAATTGTCGCCGCGCGCGGTCTGA
- a CDS encoding carbon-nitrogen hydrolase family protein, protein MRICMMEGPAGLMPEGANWEGIADRIHELAPDLLVTNEMPFGPWLAALPSYDAALAAESVRIHEAGLAALAALNVPAIVSSRPVFAGDRLANEAFALQGGRYAALHHKQYFPQEPGFFEAAWFHSAREGFEVADVGGIRVGVLLCTELMFNERARRYGRDGAELIVVPRASGASSGRWLTAGAMAALVSGCYVVSSNRAGRTAEGQVFGGMAFAFQPGGEPLAQSTDTESIVAFDVDPVRARAQQALYPCYVKE, encoded by the coding sequence ATGCGGATCTGCATGATGGAAGGCCCGGCCGGGCTGATGCCGGAAGGCGCGAACTGGGAAGGCATCGCCGATCGCATCCACGAATTGGCGCCCGACCTGCTGGTCACCAACGAGATGCCGTTCGGCCCCTGGCTGGCGGCATTGCCGTCCTATGACGCCGCGCTGGCTGCCGAGTCGGTGCGCATCCACGAGGCCGGTCTTGCCGCGCTGGCGGCGCTGAATGTGCCTGCCATCGTGTCTTCGCGCCCCGTGTTTGCCGGCGACCGGCTTGCCAATGAAGCCTTCGCGTTGCAGGGCGGACGCTATGCGGCGCTGCATCACAAACAGTATTTTCCGCAGGAGCCGGGGTTTTTCGAGGCGGCCTGGTTTCACAGCGCGCGAGAAGGGTTCGAGGTCGCCGATGTGGGGGGCATCCGCGTCGGTGTGCTGCTGTGCACCGAGCTGATGTTCAACGAACGCGCGCGCCGCTATGGCCGCGACGGCGCCGAGCTGATCGTCGTGCCGCGCGCCAGCGGCGCGTCTAGCGGCCGCTGGCTGACGGCGGGCGCGATGGCCGCGCTGGTGTCTGGCTGCTACGTCGTCAGTTCGAACCGCGCCGGGCGCACGGCCGAAGGCCAGGTGTTCGGCGGCATGGCGTTTGCCTTCCAGCCGGGCGGTGAGCCGCTGGCGCAAAGCACCGATACGGAGTCCATCGTGGCGTTCGACGTGGACCCCGTCCGGGCACGGGCGCAGCAGGCGCTGTATCCCTGCTACGTGAAGGAATAG
- a CDS encoding methyl-accepting chemotaxis protein, which yields MTQFLKNITIRRMILGTLLVISLFIAGLSAISVHGLRSAGEALAASNELLHEVSALSRVNDQIMRARLRLSRQLEYVAEGQKDQAAAEGRSIDTALTEARKQQAQFIELARRDAPAALLDAMRSGFDALADGITMQRQHLEAGAVDKARAQAAGPVVTASRSFGKSMEEYEAYAKARETQLWADADANRSQAYVGMGVVLGICLLLLILGDRYVVYFVKRPLDSLKGHFQRISGGDLTTPIPSFGKNCVGQIIPFLQEMQASLVRTVHAVRDGVVEINTGSSEIAAGNQDLSSRTEQQAASLEETAASMEQLLSTVTSNAENARLANEMASTASEVVQRGGNAVQAAVNTMREIAQDSSRIEDIVGVIDGIAFQTNILALNAAVEAARAGEEGKGFAVVAAEVRSLAQRSASAAKEIKQLLDASGATVQAGSAQVEAAGLTMTEILETIERLTMLVNDIATASNEQVTGIDQVNTAVTQMDQVTQQNAALVEEAAAAASSLETQAQRLQAAVSAFRLPAQGQGAAQQAVPAYGQPALLPA from the coding sequence ATGACACAGTTTCTGAAAAACATCACCATCCGCCGCATGATCCTGGGCACCTTGCTCGTGATCAGCCTCTTCATCGCCGGCTTGTCGGCCATCAGTGTCCATGGGCTGCGCAGCGCCGGCGAAGCGCTCGCAGCCAGCAACGAACTCCTGCACGAGGTATCCGCGCTTTCCCGCGTCAACGACCAGATCATGCGCGCCCGGCTGCGGCTGTCGCGCCAGTTGGAATATGTGGCCGAGGGCCAGAAGGACCAGGCCGCGGCGGAAGGGCGCAGCATCGACACCGCGCTGACCGAAGCCAGAAAGCAGCAGGCGCAGTTCATCGAGCTGGCCCGCCGCGACGCGCCGGCGGCGCTGCTGGACGCCATGCGGTCCGGCTTTGATGCGCTGGCGGACGGTATTACCATGCAGCGCCAGCATCTGGAGGCCGGCGCCGTGGACAAGGCTCGTGCCCAGGCGGCCGGGCCGGTCGTCACCGCCAGCCGCAGTTTCGGCAAAAGCATGGAGGAATACGAGGCGTACGCCAAGGCGCGCGAAACCCAGCTCTGGGCCGACGCCGACGCCAACCGCAGCCAGGCCTATGTCGGCATGGGCGTGGTGCTGGGCATCTGCCTGCTGCTGCTGATTCTTGGCGACCGCTACGTCGTGTATTTCGTCAAACGTCCGCTGGATTCGCTCAAGGGCCATTTCCAGCGCATCTCGGGCGGCGACCTGACCACGCCGATTCCGTCATTCGGCAAGAACTGCGTGGGTCAGATCATCCCCTTCCTTCAGGAAATGCAGGCCAGCCTGGTGCGCACCGTGCACGCCGTGCGCGACGGCGTGGTCGAAATCAACACGGGCTCCAGCGAGATCGCGGCGGGCAACCAGGACCTGTCCAGCCGTACCGAACAACAGGCGGCGTCGCTGGAGGAAACCGCGGCCAGCATGGAGCAACTGCTGTCCACCGTGACCAGCAACGCTGAAAACGCCCGGCTGGCCAACGAAATGGCGAGCACCGCGTCCGAGGTGGTGCAGCGCGGCGGCAACGCCGTGCAGGCCGCGGTCAACACGATGCGCGAGATCGCGCAGGATTCCAGCCGCATCGAGGACATCGTTGGCGTGATCGACGGCATTGCGTTCCAGACGAACATCCTGGCCCTGAACGCGGCGGTGGAAGCGGCGCGCGCGGGCGAGGAAGGCAAGGGCTTTGCCGTGGTGGCCGCCGAGGTCCGGTCGCTGGCCCAGCGCAGCGCCAGCGCCGCCAAGGAGATCAAGCAACTGCTGGACGCCTCCGGCGCCACGGTGCAGGCCGGCTCGGCGCAGGTCGAGGCCGCGGGCCTGACGATGACCGAGATCCTGGAGACCATCGAACGCCTGACGATGCTGGTGAACGACATCGCCACCGCGTCCAACGAGCAGGTGACCGGCATCGACCAGGTCAATACCGCCGTCACGCAGATGGACCAGGTGACGCAGCAGAACGCGGCGCTGGTCGAGGAAGCGGCGGCGGCCGCGTCGTCGCTGGAAACGCAGGCGCAGCGGCTGCAGGCGGCGGTCAGCGCATTCCGGCTGCCGGCGCAAGGGCAAGGCGCCGCGCAGCAGGCGGTGCCCGCCTACGGCCAGCCGGCGCTGTTGCCGGCGTGA
- a CDS encoding MFS transporter encodes MLSFSRSTVYPAGVGLPAAERLGALIAVMLAVCMASLDTAIANTALPTIARDLQASEAGSIWVISGYQLAMVAGLLPAAALGEILGHRRVYIVGLAVFTLASLASGLAPSLPVLVATRILQGLGAAGVMSVNGALLRFIYPSHMLGRGLGLNAMVVGLSFAGGPTVASAILLLGSWHWLFLVNFPVGILAAVLALRGLPDTTRSDHGFDGFAALLCAMALGLLVLATNELAHGAPWPRVALEGGLAAASLWLLMRRQAGHPAPILAVDLLRRPLFALSAATAVCAFAAQALAFVSLPFLFQSVLGYSQVQTGFLITPWPVVVAFMAPIAGRLSDSYPAGMLGGVGLALLALGMALLALMPADPSVLDISWRMAICGAGFGFFQSPNLRAIMTSAPASRAGGASGMIGTVRLLGQASGAAMVAACFNVSTTHGAIAALWLGGLCAGLACIASFARLRFDASEPVQTPAPR; translated from the coding sequence ATGCTCTCGTTCTCCCGCAGCACCGTCTACCCGGCCGGCGTCGGCCTGCCCGCCGCCGAACGGCTGGGCGCACTCATCGCCGTCATGCTGGCGGTCTGTATGGCCAGTCTGGATACCGCCATTGCCAACACCGCGCTCCCGACCATCGCGCGCGACCTGCAGGCCAGCGAGGCGGGTTCCATCTGGGTGATCAGCGGTTATCAGCTGGCGATGGTGGCCGGCCTGCTGCCGGCGGCCGCGCTGGGCGAGATCCTGGGACACCGGCGCGTCTACATCGTGGGGCTCGCGGTATTCACGCTGGCCTCGCTGGCAAGCGGCCTGGCGCCGTCCCTGCCCGTGCTGGTGGCCACGCGCATCCTGCAGGGGCTGGGCGCGGCCGGGGTGATGAGCGTGAACGGCGCGTTGCTGCGCTTCATCTACCCCTCGCATATGCTGGGCCGCGGCCTGGGCCTGAACGCCATGGTGGTCGGACTGTCGTTTGCCGGCGGCCCGACCGTGGCGTCAGCCATCCTGCTGCTCGGGTCCTGGCATTGGCTGTTTCTGGTCAATTTCCCCGTCGGCATCCTGGCGGCGGTGCTGGCCCTGCGCGGCCTGCCCGACACCACGCGCTCCGACCACGGGTTCGACGGCTTTGCCGCGCTGCTGTGCGCCATGGCGCTGGGGCTGCTTGTGCTGGCGACCAATGAACTCGCGCACGGCGCGCCGTGGCCGCGCGTGGCGCTGGAGGGCGGCCTGGCGGCGGCCAGCCTGTGGCTGCTGATGCGGCGCCAGGCCGGGCACCCCGCGCCCATCCTGGCGGTAGACCTGCTGCGCCGCCCCTTGTTTGCGTTGTCCGCGGCCACCGCAGTGTGCGCGTTCGCCGCCCAGGCGTTGGCCTTCGTGTCGCTGCCGTTCCTCTTCCAGTCGGTGCTGGGCTACAGCCAGGTCCAGACCGGCTTTCTCATCACGCCATGGCCCGTCGTCGTGGCCTTCATGGCGCCGATCGCGGGGCGGCTGTCCGACAGCTACCCGGCGGGCATGCTGGGCGGCGTGGGGCTGGCCCTGTTGGCGCTGGGCATGGCGTTGCTGGCGCTGATGCCGGCCGACCCGTCGGTGCTGGACATCTCGTGGCGCATGGCGATCTGCGGCGCGGGCTTCGGCTTTTTCCAGTCGCCCAACCTGCGAGCCATCATGACCTCCGCTCCAGCGTCGCGGGCGGGCGGCGCCAGCGGCATGATCGGCACGGTGCGCCTCTTGGGACAGGCCTCCGGCGCGGCCATGGTCGCCGCGTGTTTCAACGTGTCGACGACGCACGGCGCCATCGCAGCCTTGTGGCTGGGTGGCCTGTGCGCCGGGCTGGCCTGCATCGCCAGCTTTGCCCGCCTGCGGTTCGACGCGAGCGAACCGGTGCAAACGCCGGCGCCGCGCTAA
- a CDS encoding spore coat U domain-containing protein, with product MKRPTLRAATLCLFIGGAAPGIALAQTATANFNVTLTITANCVISATDLSFGSQGVLNSAVTGNTNLSVTCSNTTPYTVGLNAGTGTGSTEAQRFLSGTGANTATVAYQLYKPGSTTVVWGDADVAARVGGTGTGAAQPIQVNGVVPAQTTPAPGTYSSTVTATVYF from the coding sequence ATGAAACGCCCGACCTTGCGCGCAGCGACTTTGTGTTTGTTTATCGGTGGTGCGGCGCCCGGCATAGCGCTCGCTCAGACAGCCACCGCGAATTTCAACGTCACACTCACCATTACCGCGAATTGCGTCATTTCTGCGACTGATCTCAGTTTCGGCAGTCAGGGCGTGCTGAATTCTGCGGTCACCGGTAATACCAATCTGTCCGTCACGTGCAGCAATACCACCCCGTATACCGTCGGCCTGAACGCGGGCACGGGTACGGGATCGACGGAAGCCCAGCGATTCCTGAGCGGCACCGGCGCCAATACCGCGACGGTCGCTTATCAGCTTTACAAGCCAGGCAGCACGACCGTCGTGTGGGGCGATGCCGACGTTGCGGCTCGCGTGGGCGGCACCGGCACCGGCGCCGCGCAGCCCATCCAGGTGAACGGCGTCGTACCCGCGCAGACCACGCCGGCGCCCGGCACGTATTCCTCCACAGTCACCGCGACGGTCTACTTCTAA
- a CDS encoding molecular chaperone — MRMFFRALLAVCLAGGGGAAVAAALQISPVLVELAPTQGASGIMLRNPGSTPIYGQVRIYGWEQADGDDVLSPTEDIQASPPIIQVPPGGEQLVRLVRVSKDAPSLQKGFRLIIDEIPDPSSPGVNGVVLRLRYSVPVFVAGTTPSPEPELAWRAERSGGDWVVRVSNSGTRYAQVAALEILNSAGKPVAQVEGLLGYALANRARQWNIPAKQGATGPVKIRAMVNGDTLTVSPR, encoded by the coding sequence ATGCGGATGTTTTTTCGGGCGCTGCTTGCCGTCTGCCTGGCAGGCGGGGGCGGCGCGGCGGTGGCGGCTGCCCTGCAGATCTCTCCGGTGCTGGTCGAGCTTGCGCCCACGCAGGGCGCAAGCGGCATCATGCTGCGCAATCCCGGATCCACGCCGATCTACGGGCAGGTGCGCATCTACGGCTGGGAACAGGCGGACGGCGACGACGTGCTGTCGCCGACCGAGGACATCCAGGCCAGTCCACCCATCATCCAGGTGCCGCCCGGCGGCGAGCAACTGGTTCGGCTGGTGCGCGTGTCCAAGGACGCGCCGTCGCTGCAGAAAGGGTTCCGCCTCATCATCGACGAGATTCCCGACCCGTCCTCGCCAGGCGTGAATGGCGTGGTGCTGCGCCTGCGCTATTCGGTGCCGGTGTTCGTGGCCGGCACGACGCCGTCGCCCGAGCCCGAGCTGGCTTGGCGCGCGGAACGTTCGGGCGGCGACTGGGTAGTGCGCGTGTCGAACAGCGGCACCCGCTATGCGCAGGTGGCCGCGCTGGAAATCCTGAATTCGGCCGGCAAGCCTGTCGCCCAGGTGGAGGGACTGCTGGGTTATGCGCTGGCCAATCGCGCGCGCCAATGGAACATCCCGGCCAAGCAGGGCGCCACCGGGCCGGTAAAGATCAGGGCCATGGTCAACGGCGACACGCTCACTGTCAGCCCGCGATGA
- a CDS encoding fimbria/pilus outer membrane usher protein, producing MAVRATRLRGQRALGIALFLLGAPAQAADVPGQLVSFGSIAERDVYLEVSINGVNTSQLLRFHDTHGRLSVSGAALRSLGVDLSVIGMSATREVSLDAVAGLRYVYNPAAQTVDLVLPDTLRMPYEVNTRGLPATPLATAGRGVVMNYDAYAQTDYEYGLSLYSEQRYFDSNGVFSNSGTAYFGGRGDEYVRYDTFWTRSDQETLRTLRLGDTITSSLNWSRSVRVAGVQWGRNFALRPDLVTFPVSSLSASSVVPSSVSLFVNGVQQYSGNVPPGPFVVNQIPGITGAGQATLITRDALGRTVSTSVPLYIDPRMLAAGLSSWSVEAGFVRRQFSVRSFDYDSKPVLTASGRYGYTDDLTLEAHSEAGPGLYNAGAGAMVKMGQLGVLSSSLSGSAGDFSGGQVSLGYQYVRPEFSVDTQVTRLIGNYGDLGSREDAPVPRQTDRVTVSMPLGRSQSVALSYIGYRMPNVPMAKLGSASYTANLHSRVVLTLSAYKDFSQSNSEGVFLGLAVMLGERAQAGVSVGRQGGEDTYSVNAQSSVPYEGGWGWAVQNGRSGGMQLNQGQLQYLGQYGLVSGLVQDYGGRTQASVQASGSLVMMDGTVIPSRRINDSFALVSTEGTADVAVLHENRRLGRTNGSGHLLVPDLNAYQTNRISIDPEDLPVDVRLDSTRAVVVPQSGAGVLTTFTVEKYDAASVILTLPDGAFVPVGAEVAHIESGKRTVVGYDGLTFVEDVAATNRLRVRGGGVACEAEFDYVRSDADPLPTLGPIVCKPLDRGQP from the coding sequence ATGGCAGTGCGCGCTACCCGTCTCCGCGGGCAACGCGCCTTGGGAATCGCACTCTTCCTGCTGGGTGCGCCGGCCCAGGCGGCGGATGTGCCCGGTCAACTGGTCTCGTTCGGCAGCATTGCCGAGCGCGACGTATACCTGGAGGTCAGCATCAACGGCGTCAACACATCCCAGCTATTGCGCTTTCACGACACGCACGGCCGCCTGTCTGTCAGCGGCGCCGCGCTGCGCTCGCTGGGCGTGGACCTGTCCGTGATCGGCATGTCCGCCACGCGCGAAGTCAGCCTGGATGCCGTGGCAGGTCTGCGCTACGTGTACAACCCGGCGGCGCAGACGGTGGATCTGGTGCTGCCCGACACCCTGCGCATGCCGTACGAGGTGAATACGCGCGGCCTGCCGGCCACGCCGCTGGCGACGGCCGGGCGCGGCGTGGTGATGAATTACGACGCCTATGCGCAGACCGACTACGAGTACGGGCTTTCGCTGTATTCCGAACAGCGCTACTTCGATTCGAATGGCGTGTTCAGCAATTCCGGCACGGCCTATTTCGGCGGCCGCGGCGACGAATACGTGCGCTACGACACGTTCTGGACGCGCTCGGACCAGGAGACGCTGCGCACCCTGCGCCTGGGCGACACCATCACCTCGTCGCTGAACTGGTCGCGGTCGGTGCGCGTGGCGGGCGTTCAATGGGGGCGCAACTTCGCGCTGCGCCCGGACCTGGTCACGTTTCCGGTGTCGTCGCTGAGCGCGTCGTCGGTCGTGCCGTCGTCGGTGTCCCTGTTCGTCAATGGCGTGCAGCAGTATTCGGGCAACGTGCCGCCGGGGCCGTTCGTGGTGAACCAGATTCCGGGCATCACCGGCGCGGGCCAGGCCACGCTGATCACGCGCGACGCGCTGGGCCGCACGGTCAGCACGTCGGTGCCGTTGTACATCGACCCGCGGATGCTGGCGGCGGGGCTGTCCAGCTGGTCGGTCGAGGCGGGCTTTGTGCGCCGTCAGTTCAGCGTGCGGTCGTTCGACTACGACAGCAAGCCGGTGCTGACGGCATCGGGCCGCTATGGCTACACCGACGATCTGACGCTGGAGGCGCACTCCGAGGCCGGCCCGGGGCTGTACAACGCGGGCGCCGGCGCGATGGTGAAGATGGGGCAGCTTGGCGTGCTGAGCAGCTCGCTTTCCGGCAGCGCGGGCGACTTCAGCGGCGGCCAGGTGAGCCTGGGGTACCAGTACGTGCGGCCCGAATTCAGCGTGGATACGCAGGTCACGCGCCTGATCGGCAACTACGGCGACCTGGGTTCGCGCGAGGACGCGCCGGTGCCGCGCCAGACCGACCGCGTGACGGTGTCGATGCCGCTGGGCCGCTCGCAAAGCGTGGCGCTCAGCTACATCGGCTACCGCATGCCGAACGTGCCGATGGCAAAGCTGGGGTCGGCCTCGTACACGGCCAACCTGCATAGCCGCGTGGTCCTGACGTTGAGCGCGTACAAGGACTTTTCGCAATCGAATTCGGAAGGCGTGTTCCTGGGTCTGGCGGTGATGCTGGGCGAGCGCGCGCAGGCGGGCGTGTCGGTCGGCCGCCAAGGCGGCGAGGACACCTACAGCGTCAACGCGCAGAGCAGCGTGCCCTACGAGGGCGGCTGGGGGTGGGCGGTGCAGAACGGCCGCAGCGGCGGCATGCAGCTCAACCAGGGCCAGCTCCAGTACCTGGGCCAGTACGGGCTGGTGAGCGGGCTCGTGCAGGACTACGGCGGCCGCACGCAGGCGTCGGTGCAGGCGTCCGGGTCGCTGGTGATGATGGACGGCACCGTGATCCCGTCGCGCCGCATCAACGACAGTTTTGCGCTGGTTTCCACCGAGGGCACGGCCGACGTCGCGGTGCTGCACGAAAACCGACGGCTGGGCCGCACCAATGGCAGTGGCCATCTGCTGGTGCCGGACCTGAACGCCTACCAGACCAACCGCATCTCCATCGACCCCGAGGACCTGCCCGTGGACGTGCGGCTGGACTCGACGCGGGCGGTCGTCGTGCCGCAGTCCGGCGCCGGCGTGCTGACCACGTTCACGGTCGAAAAGTACGACGCGGCCTCGGTGATTCTGACCCTGCCGGACGGGGCGTTCGTGCCGGTCGGGGCGGAAGTCGCCCACATCGAGAGCGGCAAGCGCACGGTGGTGGGCTACGACGGCCTGACGTTCGTGGAGGACGTGGCGGCCACCAACCGGTTGCGGGTGCGCGGCGGCGGCGTGGCGTGCGAGGCTGAGTTCGATTACGTGCGCTCGGACGCCGATCCGCTGCCGACGCTCGGACCGATCGTGTGCAAGCCGTTGGATCGGGGGCAACCATGA